The Vibrio marisflavi CECT 7928 region CCTAAAAGAGAAAGATGTTGGTCTATATGAGCTTGACCATCTAACACATAATGTTCAGCGTGGTCATATGGATACGTGGGCTGGATTTTATGAACGAATTGGCAACTTCAAAGAAATCCGTTATTTCGACATTGAAGGGAAACTAACAGGGTTAGTCAGCCGCGCGATGACTGCACCATGTGGAAAAATCCGAATTCCAATCAACGAATCCTCTGATGACAAATCGCAAATTGAAGAGTTTATCCGTGAGTACAACGGTGAAGGTATCCAACATATCGCATTGACGACGGATGATATTTATCAAACTGTACAGACGCTTCGTGATAGAGGCATGGACTTTATGCCTACACCAGATACTTACTACGAAAAAGTCGATGCCCGGGTTCAGGGGCATGGTGAAAGCCTTGAGAGTCTGCGGAAACTGAGAATCCTAATTGATGGCGCACCAGAGAAAGATGGCATTCTATTGCAAATCTTTACCCAAACTGTGATTGGCCCTGTATTTTTTGAAATCATTCAACGTAAAGGAAACGAGGGATTCGGAGAGGGCAACTTTAAAGCGTTGTTTGAGTCTATTGAGGAAGACCAAATACGCAGAGGAGTGCTAAACGATGCGTAAGTCAATTTCATATCCTCTTCGAGTCGGTGAATGTTCAAGGCAAGCTCACGCTGACTTCCCCGAAAAGGCGATTTATGAGAGGGAAGTAGGGCGAAGTGGCTTCTTTGGGCCAGCAACGCATTTTCATCATCAACACGCTCCTACAGGCTGGAGCGAATGGGAAGGTGAGCTTCGACCAAGAGCATTTAATTTTAACTTGGTAGAGACTGCGGCACAGCAATCACCTTGGGCTGTACCTAATCTATTACAAAACTCAGAGTGTAAAATTCGAGTGTGGAAGATCGACCAAAAGATGGAGTTTTTGGTTCGTAACGCAGACGGTGATGAATTGCTGTTTATCCATCAAGGAAAAGCAGATCTATTTTGTGACTATGGGCATTTGGAAGTAGGAGAAGGGGATTATGTTGTTATTCCCCGTTCGACAAACTGGCGAATAGAGCCGCATGACAAAATGTTCATTTTGATGATTGAAAACACCAATGCAAGCTATTCGTTACCCGAAAAGGGCATTGTTGGCAATCACGCAGTATTTGACCCGGCCGTATTAGAAATCCCAGATATAAACGATAAGTTTAAAGCTCAGTATTCAGAAGCAAACACTCAGGTCCAATTGAAGCGGGGTGATAAGGTTAATGTTGTGACATACCCGTTTAACCCCTTGGATGCAATAGGTTGGCATGGCGATTTATCTGTCGCGAAGCTTAACTGGCGTGATATTCGTCCATTGATGTCGCATCGCTATCATGTTCCTCCTTCAGCACATACGACATTTGTTGGCGAGGGCTTTGTGGTTTGTACCTTCGTACCCAGACCAATTGAGAGTGATCCCGGAGCGTTGAAAGTTCCGTTTTATCATAACAATGATGACTACGATGAAGTATTGTTCTATCACGCTGGTGATTTTTTCAGTCGCGACAATATTGAAGCGGGAATGGTGACATTTCACCCAGCAGGATTTAGTCACGGCCCTCATCCAAAAGCATTTCAAGCGGGCAGAGAATATAAGAAAAAATTCACAGATGAAGTAGCAGTGATGATTGATACTCGTAATGCGCTCTCATTTACTGAGCAAGCGGAACAAGTGGAAAACGATCAATATGTGTATAGCTGGCGAGAAAGCGGTAAAGCTGAATAATCACTAAGGACACAAATTATGAAATTAGCAACGTTAAAAAATGGCCAAAGAGATGGTCAGCTTATTGTCGTCAGCAAAGATTTATCACGCTGTGTTGAAGTGCCGAATATCGCCGGCACACTGCAGCAAGCACTCGACAATTGGCAAAGAGCAGAGCCACAATTGAAAGAAATATATTTGGCTTTAAATGAAGGCAATGTTAACAAAGAAAAGCCTTTTCAAGCGGTTAGTTGTGAATCCCCTCTGCCAAGAGCCTATCAATGGGCTGACGGCTCTGCTTATGTTAACCATGTGGAATTAGTGAGAAAAGCGCGTGGAGCTGAGATGCCCCCAAGTTTTTGGACAGATCCTCTTATGTACCAAGGTGGCTCAGATTCTTTTATCGGCCCTTGCGATGACATTCAGATGGCAGACGAAAGCTGGGGAATTGATTTCGAAGGTGAGGTAGCTGTTATCACTGGTGATGTACCAATGGGAGCCTCTGAAGCGCAGTCCAAGCAGTCAATTCGCCTGCTAATGCTAGTCAATGATGTTTCTCTGAGAGGCTTGATTCCTAACGAATTAGGTAAGGGTTTTGGCTTTTTCCAATCAAAACCGTCTTCTGCCTTCTCTCCGGTTGCAGTGACGCCGGATGAGCTTGGTGATCATTGGGATGGTGGAAAAGTGAATTTGCCCCTTATGTCTACTTATAACGGTGAACCGTTCGGTCGTCCGAATTCAGGTATAGACATGACTTTTGAATTTCCTAAATTGATTTCTCATGCAGCCAAAACGAGACCACTCTCATCGGGCAGTATTATTGGTTCCGGAACGGTATCAAACAAGCAAGGTACGGAGTATGGAACTGCAATCAGTGAGGGCGGTGTTGGCTACTCTTGTATTGCTGAAGTCAGAATGATTGAGACGATTCGTGATGGAAAGCCGACAACACAATTTATGCGATTTGGTGATAGCATCAGGATGGAAATGCTCGATGAACAAGGACATAGTGTATTCGGTGCGATTGATCAGAAAGTTGTTCAATATAAGTAACAAGGAAAAATAATGGCGGAAATCAAACTTTACAGTTATTGGCGATCCTCAGCAGCTTATCGTGTTCGAATAGCGTTGAACCTAAAAGGGCTCGATTACGAGATGATTCCGGTTCATTTGGTTAACAATGGAGGAGAGCAACATTCTGCAGAGTTTGTTTCCGTCAACCCGAATGAATTGGTTCCAGTGCTTGTAGATGGCGATATCACGTTGAATCAATCGTTGGTGATTATGGATTATCTGGATGCTCAGTATCCCGAACCGTCTCTTATGCCTGTTGATGCAAAGCACAAATATTTGGTGAAAGCGTTAGCACAAGACATTGCTATTGATATTCACCCTATCAACAACCTGCGTGTATTACAGTATCTATCGGGTCAATTGAATACCACTGATCAACAAAAAGGTGACTGGTATCGTCATTGGATTAACACTGGCTTTCATGCTCTTGAACAGAAGCTATCAAGTAGTGCAGGGCTATACTGCTTTTGTGACAGTGTAACATTGGCTGATGTTTGTTTGGTACCACAGGTATATAACGCTGAGCGGTTTAATGTGGACATGAGCTCTTTTCCGACGATTTCGCGTGTCACCAATCAACTTAGGCAGCACCCAGCATTTGAAAAGGCCGCACCAGAGAATCAGCCTGATGCAAATAGCTAGTTAATTTATTAAAGTAATAGCTCTGTTATGGTTTGATTCTAATCATAAAAATCGGATTGTTAGCACCATTTCCAATCCTGTTTTTGCTCGGCCAACTATACTATGAAAGTGATGCAGAAATAGGGTGATATTTCTGCTTATTTTTTGAGTAAGCGTTGGAACAAGCTATGGCATCGATGATCAATCTACTTCGCAAACTCAAAATCAGTAGTAGGTTGATGTTTGGCTATATCATACTGTTTTTGCTTGTCTTAAACGGTGCAAATCTTATCCACTACCTGACCGTCCGCAATTTGCTGCAAACTCAGATAGAGCGAGAGTTGCAGCTAATTACAGAGTCGATTACCAACAGCATTCACACTACCGCGAATACGACGATTCATAATTACCTACGGGCAATTACTCAAACAAACCTTCGTTTTATCGAACAGCAATATAAGTTAGTGCAGCAAGGCAAAATCAGTGAACCTGAAGCAAAGAAGATAATTGCCGACACTTTAAATAAGCAAAAGATTGGAGACAGTGGTTACCCATACGTTGTCGATTCGAAAGGAATTATTCAAGTTCACCCCAAAGAGGCATTAATTGGAAAGGACTTGATGCAATACCCTTTTATGCAGCAACAAACCAAACAAAAGAAAGGCTATTTGGAGTACGATTGGAAGAACCCAGATGAAAGTAAGCAGAGAGCGAAAGCTTTGCATATGCTGTATTTCGAACCTTGGGACTGGATTGTTTCCTCTTCTTCATATCGGAGCGAATTTCTTTCGTTAATCAATATTGAAGACTTTCAAGATTATATTTCATCGCAAAAGTTTGGTGATACTGGCTATACCTATGTTTTAAATTCGAAAGGGGACCTTGTTCTTCACCCATTTATCAGCGGCAACTTTTATGAAACGGAAGACTCGAATGGGTATAAGTTTGTACAAGACATGCTGAGCAGAAAAAATGGTGCGATAACATATACATGGCGAAATCCCCAAGAACAGGATTATCGAGAGAAGTATGCGTTGTTTCAATACATACCGGACTTTGATTGGTATGTTGTCAGCTCAACATATAGTGAAGAGTTGTTTCGCCCTATCAATAAGCTTTCAAACATCTATTTAGTGGTGTTAGGTGTCTCGATTGTCATTTTGGTTCTTTGCAGTGTGGTGCTAAGCCGATCTATCGTTGAGCCGTTAAATCGAGTGATGAAAAGTATGCAAACTGCAGCAACGGGTAAATATCAAACGCGAATTGCTGATTCCACTAGTGCCAATGATGAACTCAGCCTTCTAAGCCGTCATTTCAATAATTTTATGAGTGAGCTAGAACGTTCAAACAGTGAGCTTCACAGTCAAATTGAGCAAACCAATTTGGCGAGGAAACAGCAACAAGAGTTGAACAGGAAATTAGAGAAGCTCAATCAGAACTTAGAAAATATTGTTGATGAACGAACAAACGATTTACAAGAAAGCCTTGCGCAGCTAAAAGAAACTCAAGAACAACTTGTAGAGTCTGAAAAGTTGGCCGCTTTAGGCGGGTTAGTTGCAGGTGTTGCTCATGAGGTAAATACGCCGCTAGGCGTATCGGTGACGGCCACCTCTCTTGTACATGAGGTTCTTGATGAACTGACCGCAGCATTTAATAATCAATCTCTTACGAAGGAAAAATTTTCTGATTTAATACTGCAACTCAGTGAAACCGCGAGTTTACTCAGTATAAATCTGCAGAGGGCTGCAAAACTCATTAGTGACTTCAAATTGACGGCTGTCGAGCATGTGTCAGAAGTGCACAGCGCATTTAATGTAAGTCACCTAATTAATACGTTGATAGGTGGGGTTCAAACTGAAGCTCAAAAGATTCCGGTTTTTATTGCGGCTGAAGTCGATAGTGAATTGATGATGGATAGTTTGTCTGGCGTGTTGACAGAAGTAATCTCCCATTTGTTGGTCAATAGTTTTTGTCATGCGTTTCCAAGCGAGAAATTAGCAGAATTAGATACCCAAGACCTAGCACCAACGATCAGTATTGATGCTAAGCAGCAGGGCGAAAATATAATACTGTCATATCAAGACAATGGAATCGGCGTGGAAGACAAGCTACACCAAAAAATATTTGAGCCATTTTATAAGGATAAAAGGGATCACGAGGGAGCAGGGTTGGGCCTTAATCTGGTCTACAACTTGGTTAAACATAAACTGTCGGGCCAATTGTTGTTTGAATCTAAGCCAAACCAAGGTGTGAAATTTACCTTAACGTTGCCAAGGACACTTCCTGCTTAGCTGTACCATAACTTATTACCCCAGCTCGATTTCGACGTCACTCTCGATGGTTGATGAGCAAGCCAATACGTAGCCATTGTTAATTTCAGACTCAGTAAGTGGCGATTGGCTACTACTAGTGACTTTACCTTTATTCACTTTGCATTTACACGAACCACAAATCCCACTGCGGCACGCTAGTATAATTGGCAAGCCTGCTTGTTCTAATGAGTCTGCCAAGAGACTATTTTCTCCTGCTGAAAGATTGGCGCCAAACTTTGGCACTGACACTGTATAAGTGCTCTTTGAATCAGTGTCGCTTTGCTCAGGTTCATTGGTTGCTGGGGTAAAGCTTTCTTGATGAAATAAACTCATATCTACTGATAATTGTTGCAAATATGACTTCACATCAATCATAAATTGGCTTGGGCCACATAAGTATATACTTCGCTCTCGAATATCTGGGACAAGCCTCTCTAGCCACTCTTGATCTAGCCAGCCTTCATGATGGTGACTATTTTCAGCATCTTGCAAAAGTAACTGCAATTGGAAGTTATCATGGTGGTTATTTAAGGTCTCTAGCTCATAGAGATAGATGGTATTTGACAGATCGAGCGCCGTATGTACAAAAGTGATGTCTACATCATCGTTATGCAATAAATACTTAGCCATCGAATAGACAGGTGTGATTCCACAGCCAGCGCTTAGCATCAGTGCTTTTTTACGACCAGAGAAAGTAGCTGGGGGATAGTCAACGCAGTTGAACTCTCCTGCGGGAGGTAACACTGAAACGGAATCACCAATGTTTAGCTTGTCGACAACGTAATTAGACATTAGCCCATTTGGCACTTTTTTGATGGTTAGTTGAAGCTGATTTTCATCGGGAATAGAGCTTAGGGAATACGAGCGGTACTCAGTTTTGCCGTTGATTTCTATACCTAGGGAAATAAATTGGCCCGGCTTAAAGGAAAAATGTGGCCGACCATAGCTCGTCGCCAATTTCACACTGACAGCATCTGGTGTTTCATGCCACTTTTCAACACATTTGAATGTATTTTTGTCGGAACAAAGGGAAATTGATTGCATAGTATTTCTACTCGAAAATAACGGCTCACTGTGATCACAGTGAGCCTTAATGCTAGGTTAAGCTGCAAGAATGTCTTTCATATCAGCATCGACAGTCGAAATTGGACGCATGTCGAATTTTTCTTGGATGATGGCCAGTAGATTATCCGTCAAAAACGCTGGCGCTGTAGGGCCGGTGTAGATGCCCTTAACACCTAGAGCGAATAGTGTCAGTAAGATAACAATTGCTTTTTGCTCAAACCAAGATAGAACAAGTGTCAAAGGTAGATCATTGATATCACAGTCGAACTCTTTAGAAAGTGCGATTGCTAGTTGGATAGCAGAGTAAGCATCGTTACATTGGCCAATGTCTAACAGTCGTGGGATACCGTTTATGTCACCAAACTCTTGCTTGTTAAATCGATACTTGCCACAAGCCAGTGTTAAAATTACAGTATCTTCCGGTGCCTCAGTAGCAAAGTCTGTATAGTAGCTGCGTTCTTCTTTGTCACCATCGCAGCCGCCGACCAAGAAGAAGTGCTTAATATTACCTTCTTTCACTTGCTCAATAACGGCAGGAGCGGCAGCCATCAACGCGTTGCGACCAAATCCAATAGTAATATTGTGCTCAATTTCCGTGAATGGGAAGCCTTTTTGGTTGAGTGCACATTCGATAACTTGGCTGAAGTCATCACCTTCGATGTGTGCAACACCCGGCCAACCTACGATACTACGAGTAAAAATACGATCTGCGTATTGGCCAATTGTGGGATTTAACAAACAGTTTGAAGTCATTACGATTGCACCAGGGAATCGTGCAAACTCACTTTGCTGGTTTTGCCATGCACTGCCATAGTTACCGACAAGATGAGGATATTTCTTCAGCTCTGGATAAGAGTGCGCAGGTAGCATTTCACCGTTGGTATATACGTTGATACCTTTGCCTTCGGTCTGCTGCAAGATTTTCTCTAGATCATGTAAGTCATGACCAGATACAAGGATACATTTACCCTCAACGGCTTTTACATTGACTTGCGTAGGCTCTGGATGACCAAATGTGCTGGTTTCACCATGATCAAGCATTTCCATGACTTTGTAGTTCATCAAGCCAATTTGCATTGAACATTCCAATAACTCGCCAAGCTCAACAGGATCAGTACCAAGCCAAGACATAATTTGGTGGTACTCAGCATAAACTTCGTTATCTGTTTGATGTAGTACGCGAGCGTGTTCCATATACGCGGCAGCGCCTTTTAATCCGTATAAGCACAGAAGTCTTAATCCAATGATATCTTCAGAAAGTGTACCTTTCCCTCGGTTAACGACGACTTGAGGAGCAAACTCTAGAATTTCTTCAGCAGTGTCTGGTAGCTCGAACAATGCAACAGCAGGGAGTTCAGGAAGAGTCTTATCTGCTAGCTTGTATGCTGCGATAACTTTCTCACGCAGGCGCAATTTAAATACACTAGCCGTCTTAGCAAATTCGATGATTTTTTCAGGGTCGAAGTTAACGTTGGTAAGAGTAGAGAAGAAAGCTTTTGGCGACCATTGGTTGATTTCATCATCGATGATGTCGAAAGTATGGGCTAACTCAGCCCAGTAGGAGACACCTTGAAGGCAATAGACAAGAACATCCTGCAGATCTGACACTTCAGCCGTTTTTCCGCACATACCTTGTGTGTAAGAGCAGCCTTTACCCATTGCCGTTTGAATAGTCTGTTCACATTGAATACAGAACATATGAGATTCTCCAGTGTTAGTGTTTTTCTATTTGAATTAGATAGTTAACACTTAGACTGCAGATAGCGTGCCAAATCTTATATGTTTGAAATATAAAGGAATATCTAAAACTTAACTGGTTGCGAGATGTAGTTTAAACATCGGTTGCGTTGTTTAAACTACAACGTATCTCGTTATTTAAGTTTTTCTTTTGTATTTTGTACTCCCAGCTTTTTACCCATTCGATACAGATTTCCTCTATCGACTTGCAAAAACTGGGCGGCTTTTGACCAAACTCCGTCTGATTTATCCAAAGCATGATTGATTAGACTCTTTTGGTATTCTTCCACAAGATGGCGCATGCTTTGACTTTGCTGTGGGAAAAGCTTTGATGTTTTTCTTACATCGCTACTCGTTTTTAGCGAATCAAAGTGAGTTCTCTGGATAGTCTGGCTGTTATCTTGGATTGCCCGTAATGCAGATCGAGTTAAGGTATGCTCCAATTCACGAATGTTTCCTTGCCAAGGAAATTGCTCTAAAGCAGTTAGCGCTTTAGGGCTTACGTGTAGGTTTGGAACGTTAAACTGTTGGCGTACTTTTTCTAGCAAATAGCCTGCTAGTACAGGAATGTCACCCTCACGGCTTCTTAGTGGAGGTACGGCGATAGGGAAAACGTTGAGGCGATGGTAAAGATCTGCTCGAAAACAACCTTGTTCTACTTCTTTTTCAATGTCTCGATTGGTAGCAGCAATCAGCCTTACATCGACAACATGGTTCTTATCGCTGCCCACTCGTTGAATTTCGCCTTGCTGGATCACTCGGAGTAATTTCGCTTGTAAAGACAATGGTAACTCTCCCAGCTCGTCGAGGAATAGTGTCCCTCCGTCTGCCAACTCAAATTTGCCAGTACGATGGCTGCTAGCACCAGTAAAAGCCCCTTTTACATGACCAAATAATTCACTTTCTGCCAGCGTTTCTGGTAACGCTGCACAGTTGACATAAATCATCGGTTTATCACACCGATTTGATTGAGCGTGAATGTTGTGTGCGACAAGCTCTTTACCCGTGCCGGTTTCTCCGGTGATGAGCACGGCGTAATCCGATTTAGCAACAGTGGCAATATTGGTACGAAGCTGATTCATTTGCGGGCTCAAACCAATCATCTCTCCCTTCGACGACCTAGCTTGCTGAATCAAGGCTTGGTTCACCGACTTTTGTCGCTTATTTAGCTCTTTAAGAGATTTGATTTGGCCAATATTTCTAAGAGAAGCTGCAGCGAGGGCGGTAAAAGTTTGGATCGCGAACGGATCAATTTGGTCAAATGCTCCAACTGTTAATGAATCTAACGTTATGATGCCAACCAGTTGCCCTTCAACGTATAAACTGCTTCCCATACAATCGTGTACCGCAAGAGAGTTCTCCTCACTGACAAGAACGCCATCAAACGGATCAGGTAAGTTGCAATCGGCATCAAATCTTACTGGTTTATCACTTTCAACAATGGCAGCTAGACGAGGGTGTGCTTTGGGGTAAAAACGTCTGCCCAATACGGTGTTTGGTAGCCCTTTGACTGCTACAGGCGTTAGGAACCCATCGTTGTCTAATATAAATATCGCGCTAGCATCACAAGGAAACACTTTGCTGATGCCATCGACCAAGTTTTGATATTGCTTTTCACAGGAAAAGTTTGAAGATAAGTTAGAAAGAATATCGAGATAGACTTGTTTAAAGTCAACTTGCATGATGAGTTCCACTTTCATTTAGGCAGTGGAAAAATACTAGCAACCTGTCGTCGAAAGTACATCGAGATATGTGCTTATTTGATGTTTAATTGACTACAATCAAGTCTTTGTGGGTCGGATACGAAAACAGCTTTAAATTCAATGCTATTCATTACCAAATAAATGTATTCTAGACGTTGGAAAATATGAAGGACTAGAAGGGTAGTAGGGGTTATACAACCCCCTAGAATCTATATTTATGAGTTTAAGAAACGTGTAGGAAAGTTGCTGAAAATAGCATCCACTTTATGGAGGTGTTTGAACTGCTTTGGAGTATTCACGGTAAAACACCAAACTTGATAGCCCGTATCATGTAACTTCTCAATATGTCTCGCGCTTACCCAGCGATAGTAGAGGTGACAACTAAATGCGTCTATTTCGTTAAGCAATGACCAAAGACTGGCAGAAAGTCGTTTGCCAATGACACCTAACTTATAGTCAGGGCATGTCGCGTGCAGCAAACGCATAACGTCATGGCTAAAGCTGGAAAGCAGTATGCTCTCTTTACTTAAAGTGGTCTTACTCAGTGCTTCAACAACTTTGTCTACCACGGCTTTAGTGTTTGCCGTATCTATTTTTATTTCTATGTTTATGCTCAGGTTTTGCTCTGAGACTAGCTGTAACATCTCATCAAGCGTTAGAATACGTTCATTAGTGAACTTCGAATCAAACCAACCTCCAAAGTCTAGTTGGCGTAACTCTTCCAATGTATGAGCATCAACACGACCGTGTCCATTGCTACATCGATCCACGGTATGATCGTGGTTTACAACTAATACATTGTCTTTGGTTGGTTGCACGTCAACTTCAACCCAAGTTGTCCCCATGTTTGCAGCGGCCTCAATACTGGCTTTAGTATTTTCTGGGTGCGTGCCTGCTGCGCCTCGGTGGCCAACGATCAACGGTGACATAGTTATTACCTTCAATGTTTAAACTTCCTAGTACTGATAATACAGCACGATTATTCACTTGCTGTGTTCTTTTGCAATGAATAGGGCGTTGAAAAGAGTGGCTAACTTTATCTAGTGAAAGTTTCAATTCGATGAAAGCAAAAATAGCGGCTCAATCGGCCGCTATTTTCTACAAGCAATATCTTTGTTTGTGGTTCTAAAATCTATACTGGATGCCAGCCATCAAGCTGGTGATTTCTCCGGTATCTCCAGTGCCGTTGTCACCGAAATACTTCGTAGCGATAAGGTTCACAGAGGTCTGTTGGTTTAGGTTTACACCAAAACCTGCTGCCAGTAATGGCACTATGTCTGTATTGGTGCCACCAAAGTTGGCATCATCCATCACTTGAAGCGAGAGCCCTGCCTTGCCTATCACATAGAAGGCGGGATTAAGATCGAGTTTCATGACTCCAGCAGCATCGTAAGCGTAGTTGTTTACGGTATCGTAGAATACGTTGCTTCCACTTCGTTTACGAATATTGGCACTACCCAGGTAGTTAATTGAGCCTTCAAATCCTGCTTGAACTTGAGGAGCAGTTTCGGTTAGAGCTCCGACAGAAACTCCTAGTCCTGTATCATCGGTGCTGGTCGCATAGGTGCCACTATAGAACACATTATCATTGTTGGTTACGCCAATATGGCCATTGACGTACGGGTTAAATTCAGCGGCATTCGCGCCAAAGCTGGCAACGGCAAGGCCTATGATTAATGCTTTTCTCATTTTTCACTCTTTATGCTGTTATTCGAATTATCGACATCATTTCTGATAGTTCTAGGCGGATAATAAGATGACTTTTTATTAATTCAATAGCGCTGAAATTACGTACAGGTCACTATATAACCCTATGTAAATATGCAGAAAAACTAATGACAATTATTGGGTGGCTTGCAAGTCTAAGTGATTGATTTAGGGTGGTTGGTCTGATGTCTATGTCATGGAAATGACCAGCGCCTTTCTGTGTTAACTTTCAGTCATTTCACGCCATGCTGTTGAGAGTGGTGCTGGTTACTAGCGAATTGGACAATCTTGATTGAGATACTGAATGGCAGAATGGTTGTCGATCATAGAGACATAGTCACCGTTGTCGTTAATAACTATCCAAGGAAATTCACGACCATTGCGAATTTTCTCTTTTACTTCGTAATGACTGAATGTCTCATGGATTTCGACAAACTTGGTTTTCATCATAAGGCTGGCAGGCTTGTTTAGCGAGTGCAAGTCACGTGTAGTTTCTTTGTCTGTGCCTAGAGAAATAGGACAGTGGTGG contains the following coding sequences:
- the hppD gene encoding 4-hydroxyphenylpyruvate dioxygenase, with protein sequence MNQPELSNTTGNPLGTDGFEFVEYTAATSEGIEQLKQLFSSLGFAEIAKHRSKDAWLYRQGDISFIVNAQPHSQAEEFAKVHGPSVCGMAFRVQDAAQALDYAVSQEAKQYVTEIGPMELSIPAVYGIGGSLLYFVDRYGSQSIYDVDFRFYDDAEQRLKEKDVGLYELDHLTHNVQRGHMDTWAGFYERIGNFKEIRYFDIEGKLTGLVSRAMTAPCGKIRIPINESSDDKSQIEEFIREYNGEGIQHIALTTDDIYQTVQTLRDRGMDFMPTPDTYYEKVDARVQGHGESLESLRKLRILIDGAPEKDGILLQIFTQTVIGPVFFEIIQRKGNEGFGEGNFKALFESIEEDQIRRGVLNDA
- a CDS encoding homogentisate 1,2-dioxygenase; translation: MRKSISYPLRVGECSRQAHADFPEKAIYEREVGRSGFFGPATHFHHQHAPTGWSEWEGELRPRAFNFNLVETAAQQSPWAVPNLLQNSECKIRVWKIDQKMEFLVRNADGDELLFIHQGKADLFCDYGHLEVGEGDYVVIPRSTNWRIEPHDKMFILMIENTNASYSLPEKGIVGNHAVFDPAVLEIPDINDKFKAQYSEANTQVQLKRGDKVNVVTYPFNPLDAIGWHGDLSVAKLNWRDIRPLMSHRYHVPPSAHTTFVGEGFVVCTFVPRPIESDPGALKVPFYHNNDDYDEVLFYHAGDFFSRDNIEAGMVTFHPAGFSHGPHPKAFQAGREYKKKFTDEVAVMIDTRNALSFTEQAEQVENDQYVYSWRESGKAE
- a CDS encoding fumarylacetoacetate hydrolase family protein translates to MKLATLKNGQRDGQLIVVSKDLSRCVEVPNIAGTLQQALDNWQRAEPQLKEIYLALNEGNVNKEKPFQAVSCESPLPRAYQWADGSAYVNHVELVRKARGAEMPPSFWTDPLMYQGGSDSFIGPCDDIQMADESWGIDFEGEVAVITGDVPMGASEAQSKQSIRLLMLVNDVSLRGLIPNELGKGFGFFQSKPSSAFSPVAVTPDELGDHWDGGKVNLPLMSTYNGEPFGRPNSGIDMTFEFPKLISHAAKTRPLSSGSIIGSGTVSNKQGTEYGTAISEGGVGYSCIAEVRMIETIRDGKPTTQFMRFGDSIRMEMLDEQGHSVFGAIDQKVVQYK
- the maiA gene encoding maleylacetoacetate isomerase gives rise to the protein MAEIKLYSYWRSSAAYRVRIALNLKGLDYEMIPVHLVNNGGEQHSAEFVSVNPNELVPVLVDGDITLNQSLVIMDYLDAQYPEPSLMPVDAKHKYLVKALAQDIAIDIHPINNLRVLQYLSGQLNTTDQQKGDWYRHWINTGFHALEQKLSSSAGLYCFCDSVTLADVCLVPQVYNAERFNVDMSSFPTISRVTNQLRQHPAFEKAAPENQPDANS
- a CDS encoding cache domain-containing protein, coding for MASMINLLRKLKISSRLMFGYIILFLLVLNGANLIHYLTVRNLLQTQIERELQLITESITNSIHTTANTTIHNYLRAITQTNLRFIEQQYKLVQQGKISEPEAKKIIADTLNKQKIGDSGYPYVVDSKGIIQVHPKEALIGKDLMQYPFMQQQTKQKKGYLEYDWKNPDESKQRAKALHMLYFEPWDWIVSSSSYRSEFLSLINIEDFQDYISSQKFGDTGYTYVLNSKGDLVLHPFISGNFYETEDSNGYKFVQDMLSRKNGAITYTWRNPQEQDYREKYALFQYIPDFDWYVVSSTYSEELFRPINKLSNIYLVVLGVSIVILVLCSVVLSRSIVEPLNRVMKSMQTAATGKYQTRIADSTSANDELSLLSRHFNNFMSELERSNSELHSQIEQTNLARKQQQELNRKLEKLNQNLENIVDERTNDLQESLAQLKETQEQLVESEKLAALGGLVAGVAHEVNTPLGVSVTATSLVHEVLDELTAAFNNQSLTKEKFSDLILQLSETASLLSINLQRAAKLISDFKLTAVEHVSEVHSAFNVSHLINTLIGGVQTEAQKIPVFIAAEVDSELMMDSLSGVLTEVISHLLVNSFCHAFPSEKLAELDTQDLAPTISIDAKQQGENIILSYQDNGIGVEDKLHQKIFEPFYKDKRDHEGAGLGLNLVYNLVKHKLSGQLLFESKPNQGVKFTLTLPRTLPA
- a CDS encoding hybrid-cluster NAD(P)-dependent oxidoreductase, producing the protein MQSISLCSDKNTFKCVEKWHETPDAVSVKLATSYGRPHFSFKPGQFISLGIEINGKTEYRSYSLSSIPDENQLQLTIKKVPNGLMSNYVVDKLNIGDSVSVLPPAGEFNCVDYPPATFSGRKKALMLSAGCGITPVYSMAKYLLHNDDVDITFVHTALDLSNTIYLYELETLNNHHDNFQLQLLLQDAENSHHHEGWLDQEWLERLVPDIRERSIYLCGPSQFMIDVKSYLQQLSVDMSLFHQESFTPATNEPEQSDTDSKSTYTVSVPKFGANLSAGENSLLADSLEQAGLPIILACRSGICGSCKCKVNKGKVTSSSQSPLTESEINNGYVLACSSTIESDVEIELG
- the hcp gene encoding hydroxylamine reductase, with product MFCIQCEQTIQTAMGKGCSYTQGMCGKTAEVSDLQDVLVYCLQGVSYWAELAHTFDIIDDEINQWSPKAFFSTLTNVNFDPEKIIEFAKTASVFKLRLREKVIAAYKLADKTLPELPAVALFELPDTAEEILEFAPQVVVNRGKGTLSEDIIGLRLLCLYGLKGAAAYMEHARVLHQTDNEVYAEYHQIMSWLGTDPVELGELLECSMQIGLMNYKVMEMLDHGETSTFGHPEPTQVNVKAVEGKCILVSGHDLHDLEKILQQTEGKGINVYTNGEMLPAHSYPELKKYPHLVGNYGSAWQNQQSEFARFPGAIVMTSNCLLNPTIGQYADRIFTRSIVGWPGVAHIEGDDFSQVIECALNQKGFPFTEIEHNITIGFGRNALMAAAPAVIEQVKEGNIKHFFLVGGCDGDKEERSYYTDFATEAPEDTVILTLACGKYRFNKQEFGDINGIPRLLDIGQCNDAYSAIQLAIALSKEFDCDINDLPLTLVLSWFEQKAIVILLTLFALGVKGIYTGPTAPAFLTDNLLAIIQEKFDMRPISTVDADMKDILAA